From a single Methanofollis sp. W23 genomic region:
- a CDS encoding acetoacetate decarboxylase family protein — protein MFQPRRDYTYLMPVHFGGSLFDPETVVTQRSTSLALSYETERESLEHYIPEGFELLAPEVQVNFSKFTEINWMQGGQYNLINVAAPVRFHGEKDQVDGAYTLVVWENKTAPILGGREQTGIPKIYAEIEDLHIVRPHYATTVSYEGNTFLTMDFEATGAVTGGDLEAVKTQFASMNTLGWRYIPKVGAPGAELSQFVLYPQGMEVESAQAGLGTLQWTELTPMQNPAQYYIINSLAALPVKRVTQAVLAEGTAVLRAMGARVIE, from the coding sequence ATGTTCCAACCGCGTCGCGACTACACGTATTTGATGCCGGTCCATTTCGGAGGATCCCTCTTTGATCCCGAGACGGTCGTCACGCAGCGATCGACCTCTCTGGCGCTCAGTTATGAGACCGAGAGAGAGAGTCTTGAACACTACATCCCTGAAGGATTTGAATTGTTGGCGCCTGAAGTGCAGGTCAACTTCAGCAAATTCACCGAGATCAACTGGATGCAGGGCGGGCAGTACAACCTCATCAATGTGGCGGCGCCGGTCAGGTTCCATGGGGAGAAGGACCAGGTGGATGGTGCGTACACCCTGGTGGTCTGGGAGAACAAGACCGCTCCGATCCTCGGGGGACGGGAGCAGACTGGTATTCCAAAGATTTATGCAGAGATCGAGGACCTGCACATCGTCAGGCCGCATTATGCCACGACAGTCAGTTACGAGGGGAACACCTTCCTCACCATGGACTTCGAGGCCACGGGAGCGGTCACCGGGGGAGACCTGGAGGCGGTAAAGACCCAGTTTGCGTCGATGAACACCCTGGGGTGGCGGTATATCCCGAAGGTGGGAGCGCCCGGTGCGGAATTGAGCCAGTTTGTCCTCTACCCACAGGGCATGGAGGTGGAATCAGCACAGGCAGGGCTGGGCACCCTCCAGTGGACCGAACTGACCCCGATGCAGAACCCTGCCCAGTATTACATCATCAACAGTCTTGCCGCGCTCCCGGTCAAAAGGGTGACGCAGGCGGTGCTGGCAGAAGGGACGGCCGTCCTTCGTGCGATGGGTGCGAGGGTCATCGAATGA
- a CDS encoding SDR family oxidoreductase yields the protein MDEYYNGKISLVTGANSGIGYAVAEELLKRGSVVYLAGRNPEKIARAAAQLSTYGDRVHTLVMDVTEQEQVQQGIEKTAAEAGRLDFLFNNAGVGGTIPFEQASLEDWKTIIDTNIWSVIYGVHFAMPIMLGQGSGHIVNTSSIAGIIPPPFQALYSLTKYGVTGMTECLKYEFAEKGIHFSTICPANIATAIFNKSIDGKAHGDLRIPDDAYPVEKAAALILDRVAEQRGIIVVPEDPNTDAWRGYVLGDQEVEAQLYQMARERREAFEKGGTYF from the coding sequence ATGGATGAGTATTATAATGGGAAGATCAGTCTTGTCACCGGCGCGAATTCGGGGATCGGGTATGCGGTGGCCGAGGAACTCCTGAAGAGGGGATCGGTCGTCTATCTGGCCGGCCGGAATCCAGAAAAAATCGCCAGGGCCGCGGCGCAACTCTCGACGTATGGGGACCGCGTCCACACGCTCGTCATGGACGTGACGGAGCAGGAGCAGGTGCAGCAGGGCATCGAGAAGACGGCGGCAGAGGCCGGCAGATTGGACTTCCTCTTCAACAACGCGGGGGTGGGGGGCACCATCCCATTCGAGCAGGCGAGCCTGGAGGACTGGAAGACGATCATCGATACCAATATCTGGAGCGTCATCTATGGAGTCCATTTTGCGATGCCGATCATGCTCGGGCAGGGCTCGGGCCATATCGTGAACACCAGTTCGATTGCAGGCATCATCCCGCCCCCGTTCCAGGCGCTCTATTCTCTCACGAAATACGGGGTGACCGGCATGACCGAGTGCCTGAAATACGAGTTTGCAGAGAAGGGGATTCACTTCTCGACCATCTGTCCTGCCAATATCGCGACCGCGATCTTCAACAAGAGCATCGACGGCAAAGCCCACGGCGACCTGCGGATCCCTGACGACGCCTATCCTGTCGAGAAGGCGGCGGCGCTGATCCTGGACCGGGTGGCGGAGCAGAGGGGGATCATCGTCGTGCCCGAGGATCCGAATACCGATGCCTGGAGGGGATATGTTCTTGGCGACCAGGA